Genomic window (Ruminococcus flavefaciens AE3010):
TTTTCTTGAGAAAATGGCTGCAAAGGCAAGACTTGAAACTCAGAAGCACTTCGGCAACACGGTATACCTGTTCACTCCGCTGTATATTGCCAATTACTGTGAGAACTACTGCGTATACTGCGGCTTCAACTGCTATAACGACATCAAGCGCATGAAGCTCAACATGGAGCAGATAGAGCATGAGATGAAGGTCATCGCCGACAGCGGCATGGAGGAGATACTCATTCTCACAGGCGAGAGCCGTGCACAGAGCGATGTTAAGTACATCGGCGAAGCCTGCAAGCTTGCCCGTAAGTACTTCCGTATGGTGGGCATTGAGGTCTATCCGCTGAACACCGACGAATACAAGTACCTCCATGAGTGCGGCGTTGACTACGTTACCGTCTTTCAGGAGACCTACAACAGCGACCGCTATGAGCAGCTTCATCTTCTCGGTCACAAGAGGATATTCCCGTACCGCTTTGAGGCTCAGGAGAGAGCTCTTATGGGCGGTATGAGAGGTATTGCCTGCTCGGCACTTCTGGGACTTTCCGATTTCAGAAAGGACGCTCTTGCAAGTGCGCTCCACGTTTACTATTTGCAGAGAAAGTACCCGCAGGCTGAGATATCACTGTCATGTCCCAGACTTCGTCCTATTATCAACAACGATGAGATAAATCCCCTTGACGTACACGAGAAGCAGCTCTGCCAGATACTCTGCGCCTACAGAATATTCCTGCCATTCTGTGGTATCACGGTTTCTTCCCGTGAGAGCGAGACCTTCCGCAACGGTATCGTAAAGATAGCCGCAACTAAGGTCTCCGCAGGCGTTTCCACAGGTATCGGCGACCACGAAAGCAAGTACACGGGAAAGGAGAGCGACTCGGCAGAGGGCGACGAGCAGTTCGAGATAAACGACAGCCGCAGCTTCGATAAGATGTACAAGGATATGTCCTCTGAGGGACTCCAGCCCGTGCTGAATGACTACCTCTATGTCTGATATTATTTGCGTAACTGCGAGAAAGCTGTGCGGCGGTGATTTTTTGGAACAGCTCAGCAAAATAGCGGAAGCCGCTCCCAAATACATCATTCTACGCGAAAAAGACCTTGACGGACCCGACTACCGCGCTCTTGCGGAAAAGGCTATGGAGATATGTCAGGGGAGCACAACAAGACTCATACTCCACTATTACTGGGGAACTGCCATAGAGCTTGGCTCGGACAGCGTGCATTTGCCCCTGCATATTCTTCGGGAGCTCACAGCTGAGGACAAGTCTCGCTTTTCGCTTGTAGGCGCTTCATGCCACTCAGTCGAGGACGCAAGGGAAGCAGAGAAGCTGGGAGCGAATTACATTACCGCAGGACATATTTTTGCTACAGACTGTAAAAAGGGACTTCCGCCAAGAGGGCTTGATTTTCTACGCGAGGTATGCAAAAGCGTTGATATACCTGTCTATGCAATCGGCGGTATTTCTCCCGAAAATTTTCCTCAGGTCACAGAAGCAGGAGCATCGGGTGCATGTGTTATGAGCGGATTTATGAAATGCGCTGAGCCGAAAGATTTGTTGAACCAATTCATCAGGAAGTGATAGATTTGAAGATAGAAAAGAAAGACCTGCTGCTGTATGCAGTCACCGAGAGGAGCTGTCTCCGCGGCAAAAGCCTTGAAGAAGCGGTGGAGCAGGCTATACTCGGCGGAGTTACCTGCGTACAGCTCCGCGAGAAAAATATCAGCCAGGACGAGCTTATCGAAGAAGCTAAGAAGCTTCTTGCGATATGCCGCAAATACAATGTGCCCCTTATCATCAATGACGACTACGAAGCGGCGCTGAAAAGCGGCGCGGACGGCGTTCACGTCGGCATCGAGGACGCTCCCGTTGCGGAGATACGCAGGATAGCAGGGGAAAGCTTCATAATCGGAGCAACTGCCAAAACTGTGGAGCAGGCAAGGCTTGCGGAAGCCTCGGGCGCTGATTATCTCGGTGTTGGAGCTGTATTCCCGTCGCCTACAAAGACAAACGCCATAAGAATAACTCCACAGCAGCTCAGCGAGATATGCGGCTGTGTGACTTTGCCTGCTGTTGCTATCGGCGGTATTACAGCTGAAAATGTCCGTGAGATAAAGGGCTGCGGTCACAGCGGTATCGCGGCGGTTTCAGCCATATTCGGAGCTGAGGACGTAAGAGCGGCTGTGCAGGAGTTGTGCTCCGCTGTAAAGGATACGTTATGATATAAAAAAGCTGCGTATGATACGCAGCTTTTTTCGTGTGTGTTATTTGCAGCAGATACCGAACATTTCACAGAGTATCTTCCAGATGTTGCACATAATAATATCCCTCCTGTATGTATTTGTCCTCCGAAGACAATATTATTATAGCATGGGAGATACGCTTATTCAATGCAAAATTACTGGCAGAAATCTTTCCGTTTTATATGGTTCAGTTAAGGAAATAAATGGCGACTGCAAGATATGTCGCAAAGCCCAGCCATACCAGATAGGGGATATTCAGCCGTGCAGCAAGGGGTGATATTCTTCTGAACGATAATATCATCGCACCCACCAGCAAAAACAGGATCACAGCCACAGCAGCTGCAAGCCCAAGAGCGCGGAAACGGAAGAAAAAAATGCTCCATGAAAAGTTCACAGCAAGCTGTATGTAGTAAAGCCGCAGAGCAGATGAACGGCGGATCTCGTTTTTTCTGTTGTTCCATATCATATAGGCAGAAACGCCCATAAGTGCATAGAGTATTGTCCATACTACGGGAAACAGCCAAGGCGGCGGAGACAGTGGCGGTCTGATCATCTCAGAGTAAAACGATGTGAAGTCTCCTGCAAGAAGTGCCGATAATGCGCCCACAAGCTCTGCTGTAACAACAAAAATAAGCAGATCCGTCAATTTGAATTTTTTCATAGTATTACCTCTTTTGGTTTGATAGTAAATACTATGTCGGATCTGCTCATATTATGTCTATTTCAATGGATAAAGGCAGTCATAGACTGCGTAGAATTTCAAAGGGATATGCTTGTCGATATGGCACTTGCCGAAGAACCATTTCTTGTAGGTGCAGTTCTTGATGATGTCCTCGAAAAATGCGTGTACCTCGAGGTGCTCCAGCACATCGACTCCAAGGCACTCCTTTAGTGAAGCAGGAGGCTCATGGGTAATAACGTAGTCCACCTTGTAGTTATGCTCTTTAAGGTTGGCAATGCCGTCCAGTATCTCCTGATGAGTGGGCTGTTCACGCTCCCACCAGTCGATATTTCTGCGGAAGTCTATATCCTGACTGTGACCGCCGCCGAAAGTGAAGATCTTCTTTTTTTCAATGGTATAGACCTGTCCGCGGAGAAGATGAAACACGTTCTTTTCGATCTTCCGTATTTTGCCGCCGTTCCATGTTTCAAGGGGATATTTTTCAAGCAGGTCGTAATTTTCATGACAACCGTCCACAAAAGCTATTCTGAAATTTTTCTCGGAAAGCCTTTTAAGATTAGCCTGTTCCTGTTTGGAATTATCCCATAAAAAGCCGAAATCGCCTGCTATGATAAGGGTGTCGCCGCGGGATAATTTTTTCATTTCAGAGCTTTTAAAGCGCGTGATGTCTCCGTGGGTGTCTCCTGTAACGTAGATCACATTAAAACCTCCGTTCTGTATTGTCTTTTGTTCTTTTAGCAGCTGTTTTTTCTGTACTGCATTCTGTGTTTATTATTGTAGCATATTTTTTTGTAAACGTAAAGGGGGAGAAAGAAAATTTTCTGAAATTTAAAAAAAATTTCAGAAACCTCTTTTAAAACACAAAAAAATCTGGTATAATATAGCTTGGAGTTTTTTATTCTGAGAATTTATGCGACAATATCGCTTGATATAAAGGAGAAACTATGAAGAGATTCTTGTCCTTGCTGGCTGCGGTGGCGATTGTACTGCCATGTATCTGTGTACCGAAAGCCGGAGCCGTTAATTTTCCGCTGCTTGAACCTATCCAGAGCGAATCCGCTGTGCTTATAAATCTTGATTCCAACATGGTCATACATGAGAAGAATGCCGATACCAAGCAGATGCCGGGGCCGCTTGTAAATATAATGACTGCTGTAGTCTGTCTTGAAAACTGTGCGGATCTTGATGAAAAGGTGACTGTTGACGAGTCCATATACGAATATCTGTACAA
Coding sequences:
- a CDS encoding TspO/MBR family protein — its product is MKKFKLTDLLIFVVTAELVGALSALLAGDFTSFYSEMIRPPLSPPPWLFPVVWTILYALMGVSAYMIWNNRKNEIRRSSALRLYYIQLAVNFSWSIFFFRFRALGLAAAVAVILFLLVGAMILSFRRISPLAARLNIPYLVWLGFATYLAVAIYFLN
- the thiH gene encoding 2-iminoacetate synthase ThiH; this encodes MENHYFVDSDKLSEAALKKKHTLETDPSSRTNHMEYMEGMERIKSDIMERVLTEMNSYDYSQYTARDVNAALNHDVCTVEDFKALLSPAAEPFLEKMAAKARLETQKHFGNTVYLFTPLYIANYCENYCVYCGFNCYNDIKRMKLNMEQIEHEMKVIADSGMEEILILTGESRAQSDVKYIGEACKLARKYFRMVGIEVYPLNTDEYKYLHECGVDYVTVFQETYNSDRYEQLHLLGHKRIFPYRFEAQERALMGGMRGIACSALLGLSDFRKDALASALHVYYLQRKYPQAEISLSCPRLRPIINNDEINPLDVHEKQLCQILCAYRIFLPFCGITVSSRESETFRNGIVKIAATKVSAGVSTGIGDHESKYTGKESDSAEGDEQFEINDSRSFDKMYKDMSSEGLQPVLNDYLYV
- the thiE gene encoding thiamine phosphate synthase; translation: MIDLKIEKKDLLLYAVTERSCLRGKSLEEAVEQAILGGVTCVQLREKNISQDELIEEAKKLLAICRKYNVPLIINDDYEAALKSGADGVHVGIEDAPVAEIRRIAGESFIIGATAKTVEQARLAEASGADYLGVGAVFPSPTKTNAIRITPQQLSEICGCVTLPAVAIGGITAENVREIKGCGHSGIAAVSAIFGAEDVRAAVQELCSAVKDTL
- a CDS encoding thiamine phosphate synthase, with the protein product MSDIICVTARKLCGGDFLEQLSKIAEAAPKYIILREKDLDGPDYRALAEKAMEICQGSTTRLILHYYWGTAIELGSDSVHLPLHILRELTAEDKSRFSLVGASCHSVEDAREAEKLGANYITAGHIFATDCKKGLPPRGLDFLREVCKSVDIPVYAIGGISPENFPQVTEAGASGACVMSGFMKCAEPKDLLNQFIRK
- a CDS encoding metallophosphoesterase family protein; amino-acid sequence: MIYVTGDTHGDITRFKSSEMKKLSRGDTLIIAGDFGFLWDNSKQEQANLKRLSEKNFRIAFVDGCHENYDLLEKYPLETWNGGKIRKIEKNVFHLLRGQVYTIEKKKIFTFGGGHSQDIDFRRNIDWWEREQPTHQEILDGIANLKEHNYKVDYVITHEPPASLKECLGVDVLEHLEVHAFFEDIIKNCTYKKWFFGKCHIDKHIPLKFYAVYDCLYPLK